GGATCACGCCCGTCTGTCAGGACTCCGATCATGTAAACTGTCCGGGAGGATACGGTCCGTCGTGGGTTTCCGCGTTGGTCAATACGGTCGGTAAAAGCAAGTTCTGGAACTCGACCGCGATCTTCGTGCAGTGGGACGATTGGGGAGGAACCTACGATCACGTTCCACCGCCGTATGAAGGCTACGACAGCTTAGGCTTCCGCGTTCCCTTATTGGTGATCTCGCCCTACGCCAAACGCAACTACGTCTCGCACGTTCAATACGAGACGGCGAGCGTGCTGCGCTTTGCCGAAGATCTCTATGGCCTCGCGCGGCTCGCTGCAGCCGATAGCCGCGCGAATTCGCCGGCATCCGATTGTTTCGACTTTTCGCAAAAGGCGCGCGCTTTCGTTCCCATCAAAGCGCCGTTTCCGCCGAGGTTCTTCATGCACCTCAATGCGGACTACTTCGCACCCGACTACGAATAGCGCCCTTCGACAAGCTCGCCCTTCGACAGGCTCAGGGTGACAGGGGGAAGGCGAGGTTTGGGTCGGCGCAGAGCGTGAGCGGATCGGCGCGGACGGCATCGCGCTGATAAAACGCGGCTGCAGCGATCATCGCGGCATTGTCGGTGCAATATTGCGGCGGCGGAATGAAGGCCGGAATATCGTTGGCTCGTGCCCACGACGCGAACGCGGCTTGCAACGCAGAGTTGGCCGCAACGCCGCCGGAGAGCGCGACCGCCTTGTATTCGGCGCGCGAGTAGGCCGCTTTCAGCCGCGCCATTAGCACGTCGACAACGGCGGCTTGAAACGACGCCGCCACGTCCTCGCGCGTAGCGTCGCCTCCCGCTTCGGACTCCAGAAAATAACGAACCGACGTTTTCAAGCCCGAAAACGAGAGGTCGAGCGAGTCTCCGGAAGGGCGATGGCGTGGAAACGCTATCGCATCGGGATTGCCTCGTTGCGCGAGCAGATCGAGCGCCGGGCCTCCAGGATAGGGAAGCCCCAGCAACCGTGCGGTCTTATCGTAAGCTTCGCCGGCGGCATCGTCGTAGGTGCGGCCGAGGACGCTCAACTCTGTTGCCGACTCGACGCTAACCAGTTGCGAATGACCGCCGGAAACGAGCAACGTGAGAAATGGATACGGCGGTTCTTCGACGCGATCGAGGAAGGGCGCGAAAACGTGCCCGTGCAGATGATTGACGGCGTAGAGCGGCCGCTGTGACGCAAACGCGTAGGCCTTCGCCGCGGCAACGCCGACAACGAGGCTGCCGATCAACCCCGGCCCGCGGGTTACCGCGATACCGTCGATACTTTCAAGAGTCGCACCGGCGCGTTGGAGCGCGTCCTCTACCGCCGCTGAGATGAGCGCCACGTGTCGACGGCTGGCAATCTCCGGCACGATGCCGCCGTATTTTGCGTGAAACGCGTCCTGATTGGTTGCAACCGACGACAGCACGTCACTGCCGTTGCGCACGACGGCAGCGGCGGTATCGTCGCACGACGTTTCAATCGCCAAGAGCAACACAGGCTGCAAATTAGCGCTTGGGAGGAGCGCGCCTCTTAAGCAAGCAATCGGTTCGATGTGAGCGCTCGGATCTTTGGCTCGGGCGAGCGTATCGCTGCCTACGAGGTCGACGATACACAACTCGCCGTTGGCAGCACGCTCGGCGGCCCGAAGGGCGCGATCGTTATCAAGGCATCCGGAGCGATTGAAAAGCTCTACTCGGGCGACCTCGGAGTCACGCTTCTGGCCGGTATCTCGGTTCAGTTCTGGGACGGACCGACCGGGGCCGCGCGTACGAAAGTCCAGGGTAAGTTTGAAATCCATACGTACTTTCAAGAGTACGCATACCGCATTGACTCGGGTGTGACGGTTCGGGAGCGGGTCTTCGTGCTCAGCGGGGTGCCGCGCGGCGACGAGGTCGAGCCACTGACGGCGTACGTCGAAGTTGAGATTCGCAACGACTCCGACCAAACGCGCGAGTTTGACAGCATCGTCGGCGCGCTGCTGCGCGGCAATACCGAGCGCGACGTACGCGCGCGCTACGACCGCTCGCTGCACGCCGTCGGCGCGTGGAATGCGTCGGCGCCGCAACAGGGCCGCGCGATTCGTCCGTCGCTAGCGCCGCGCAGCTTTGAAGTTACCGACGATCACGGGAAGATGAATCGCGCGCATTTTGCCGGCGAGCTCAGCAATGCGATTGCGCGAAATGTAGCCGAACCGATTGCACTCTTCCATCATCATCACCGCCTGACGCCGGGCGCGCGACGCGGTTTTTGGGTGACGATGGTGGGCTCTCCGGGTGGGATTGCCGGCGCCCGCCGCTGCCTTCGAACTGCGCCCAGCGCGAAAGCGGCGTTTGCGAAAACGGGGCGCCATTACAAAGAGGCACTGGATCGTTCGATCGTGGTGAGCCCCGACGCGAACGTCAACCGGGGCGTACTCTGGGCGAAAGCAAACATGCTGCGCACGCAGCTCAACGCGCCGACCGGATGGTGCTTCGTCAATGACCCGACCCGCTCGAACAACAGCGTCGGCCGCGATACCGCCGAATTCGCACTCGGCGCCGATTACCTCACACCGAAGTTCTCGCGCGACTCGCTACGCTGGTATCTGCGCAACGCCGAGCGAAACGGGAAAATCGTCGAATACTACGACGTCCGCGACGGGACGCCAAACGACTACGGACTCAACGTCAACGACGATACGCCGCTGGTGATCTTAGCGGCGGCCCACCACTCGCTGGTTACGGGCGACCTCGAATTTTTGCGCGAGTCGTATCCTGCGGCCAAACACGCCGCCGAATATCTTCTCTCGCAGCGTGACGAGCGCGGTCTGGTGTGGTGCACCGCGACAGAGACCGCCACGTGGGGAATCGTCGGCTGGCGCAACATCATCGACGATTATCGAATTTCCGGCGCATCGACCGAAATCAACTCGCTATGCTTTGGCGCGCTTCGGGCGATGGCGGTGATGTCGACGACGCTTGGGAAGAAGAAGGACGCCGTGCGTTTCGAGCGCGAGGCGTTGGCATTGCGAGCGGCGATCAATAAGCACTTACTCGATCCACAGACCGGGCTCTACTATCTCAACATCGACGTCGACGGGCGGCCGCGCTCGAACGTCACCGCCGATATGCTATTTCCGGTGTTGATGGGCGTCGCCGATCATGACGTTGCCGCGCGGATCATCAGCCGGCTCAGCGTGCCGGCATTTTGGACCGAGGCGGGCATTCGTACGGTGCCCCGCGACGATATCGAGTACAGCCCGACGCGCAGTTGGGGGTTGCTCGGCGGCGTTTGGGTTGGGATGTCGTTCATCTACGCTTTTGCCGCCGCACGCTTCAATCCAGGGCTCATGGCCTACGCGTTGAGCACGAGCTTCGCGCATTACTCCCGGGATCCGGGCCGAAATAACACGGTGCCCGGGCAGTTCTCGGAGTGGCTTCACGGCGAGACCCTTGCGAATCAGGGCATGATGCTCTCTCCGTGGTATCCGCCGCACTATCTTTGGGCAGCCATCGAAGGCGCGTGCGGTCTACAACCTCGCGCAGAGGGCATTGCCTGCAATCCTCGGTTGCCGCCACAGTGGAAATGGCTTGGCGCGCGCAACGTTCCGGTTCGCGGAAAGAACTTGGCGTGGTTCGTCGCTCGCGTGGCCGTGCCGACGCTTTACGCCGGCTTCCGCTGTACTACCGAGCTGCCGTTGCAAACGTACACCGGCGACGTAACGCCGATGCTGTGCCTCAACGAAGAGGTTACCGAGATCGCGCTGCGCCGCGGGGATGGATATGCGATTCTCATGGGCAACACCGCGACGCGCACGGTAACCACCCCCTTGCGATTCGCACGACCGCTGCCGGGCCGATACCACGTGCGATATTTTACGAGCCTGCTCGGGGAGTGGATAGAACGCCAGAACGTCGAGGGGCGCGATCTGGAGCGCGGGCTTGCGATTGATTTGGATGCGCTCGGATTCTGCGTCATCGAGTTGCAGCGCGTGCGCTCTTCGCCTCCGCTTACGACGACGCGAAATCGCGCTCGCGGGCGGCCCACGTCGCCAATGTCGCCAGCAACGCAGTTAGGACGATCAAGCCGCCGGCGATCCACATGACCGCCCCGGCGTTACGCTGATCGGCCAGCGCCGCCGAGAGCGAACCGGTCGGCGCGAGGTAGTGGGAATAGAGCGGCGTTCGTTGACTGACCAGCACCATGCCGAGCAACGCGCCTTGCGGCAGGGCAACGATCAGATAGAGCAGTCGCGCCGGGTAGGCGAGCGGTCGCACTGGGGGCGCAGCGACGACCGGAAGCCAAAAGACGATGCCGGCGGCGAGATAGAGCATATGTTCCGCGACATGAACCCATTGGTACTCGAGTGAAAGCTCGTACAGCGGTGAGAAATGCGTCGCCCACAGTGCTGCGACGAAAATAAAGAACGCGACCGGCGGGCGGGCGACGACGTGCAATGGCCGAATCGCCCGCACGAGCGCGGCGGTCGCGCCTTTCGGGGCGACGCGTGTGAACAGATCGAACGGCCGCGCGAGCAGCAGCAGAAGCGAAACGATATAAAACAGAATCAGATGCTGCACCATATGCCAGCCAAACGAAACGTCGGCGAGCCGCTCGAGCGGCGGCGCAACGGCGGCGATTCCAGCAAAGACCGCCGCGCTGAGAAAGAGCGCTCGCCTCACGCGGCGACTTCGTGGTGCGGGACGTGTCATGGCAGCGGTTCTTCTTCGAATCCTCCCTTAAGGTTTCGCCGCAAGCGAATTCGCATTGCCTTGTGCACGCCATGGCGCTCTCGAAGCTCCCTGGCCGCGGCATAGGCGACGAAGAACCCGAGCAGTGGCCCGAGCAGGATGAATATTCGATAGAACGTGACGATCGTCGTGACATTAATATGTAAGTAGCGCGCTTGCACGTCATCGCCGCCGGCGGCAATGAACGATGCCACAAAGATGGCGACCGCGACCCCGGCACCGGTGCGCCACGGTACGTCGCGCGGATTATCCAGCAACTGATGGGACGCGCGATCTTTGCGAATCGCCGCGTCGATCCACGGCCAAACCAAAAAGACCGAAAAGAGAAGCATTGGGAGCAGCACGGCCGGCCAAAATGGCGACGGAATCACCCAATGCCACAGGTGTGCGGCGAAGGCCGGCCCGACTCGAAGTGCGCCCTCGAGCCAGCCGATGTACCAATCTGGTTGCGCAGGGCTGACGGCGTTCCAGGGATCGTACGGCCCCCAAAGCCAGATCGGATTGATTTGCACGAGCGCGCCCAGCGCGGCCGTCACCGCGACAACGGCCATCAAGAGCGCAAGAGACTTCACGGCGTACTTTGGAAAGAGCGGCGAACCGACGACGTTGTGCTCGGTGCGCCCCGGTCCGGGAAACTGCGCGTGCTTCTGACGCCATAGGACGACGAGATGCAGCGTGATGAGACCCGCTAACGTGAAGGGCACGACGTAGATATGCATGACGAAGAGGCGTGATAACAGTTCTTTCGATGGAAAGACGCCGCCGACGAGCAGAAATGAAAGCCAGGTTCCGATCAGGGGGATCGATTGTACGACAGCGACCGCGATCCGCAAGCCGATACCGCTGAGCAGATCGTCGGGCAGCGAGTATCCGGTGAAGCCTTCGAAGATGGCGAGCCAAAAGAGTGAGAAGCCGATGACCCAATTGATCTCTCGCGGTTTGCGAAAAGCACCCGTAAAGAAAATGCGGGCCATGTGCGTGGCAATGCCGGCGACGAAGAGCAACGCCGTCCAGTGATGAATCTGGCGCACCAGCAGCCCGAGCCGTACCTCGAAGCTCAAGGCCATCGCGGAACGATACGCATGGGAGACGCGAACGCCGTCGAGCAGCGCGTATGGCCCGTTGTAAACCGTTTTTGCACTGTTCGGATCGAAGAACAGCGCCAAAAACGTCCCCGTCGCCAGAAGTATCATGAAGGCATATACATTGATCTCGCCGAGCATGAACGACCAATGGTCGGGAAACGCCTTGCGTAGCGCGTGGCGGACGAAATGCGCTGTTCCCAGACGATCGTCAATCCATAGCAAGAAGCCTTCGATCATCGAAAGTGCTAGCCGCGTTCCCAGAAACCCGGACCGACCGGTTCGGGGAAATCGCCGGTTGCGCGCAAGATCCCGTCGCTGCCGATTTCGATCGGCAGTCGCGGCAGAGCGTGATCGGCGGGGCCCGAAACGACCGAGCCATTGTCGAGCACGGCGAAGGCTGACTGGTGGCAAGGGCAAAT
This Candidatus Eremiobacterota bacterium DNA region includes the following protein-coding sequences:
- the tsaD gene encoding tRNA (adenosine(37)-N6)-threonylcarbamoyltransferase complex transferase subunit TsaD, with amino-acid sequence MDFKLTLDFRTRGPGRSVPELNRDTGQKRDSEVARVELFNRSGCLDNDRALRAAERAANGELCIVDLVGSDTLARAKDPSAHIEPIACLRGALLPSANLQPVLLLAIETSCDDTAAAVVRNGSDVLSSVATNQDAFHAKYGGIVPEIASRRHVALISAAVEDALQRAGATLESIDGIAVTRGPGLIGSLVVGVAAAKAYAFASQRPLYAVNHLHGHVFAPFLDRVEEPPYPFLTLLVSGGHSQLVSVESATELSVLGRTYDDAAGEAYDKTARLLGLPYPGGPALDLLAQRGNPDAIAFPRHRPSGDSLDLSFSGLKTSVRYFLESEAGGDATREDVAASFQAAVVDVLMARLKAAYSRAEYKAVALSGGVAANSALQAAFASWARANDIPAFIPPPQYCTDNAAMIAAAAFYQRDAVRADPLTLCADPNLAFPLSP
- a CDS encoding ubiquinol-cytochrome c reductase cytochrome b subunit — encoded protein: MIEGFLLWIDDRLGTAHFVRHALRKAFPDHWSFMLGEINVYAFMILLATGTFLALFFDPNSAKTVYNGPYALLDGVRVSHAYRSAMALSFEVRLGLLVRQIHHWTALLFVAGIATHMARIFFTGAFRKPREINWVIGFSLFWLAIFEGFTGYSLPDDLLSGIGLRIAVAVVQSIPLIGTWLSFLLVGGVFPSKELLSRLFVMHIYVVPFTLAGLITLHLVVLWRQKHAQFPGPGRTEHNVVGSPLFPKYAVKSLALLMAVVAVTAALGALVQINPIWLWGPYDPWNAVSPAQPDWYIGWLEGALRVGPAFAAHLWHWVIPSPFWPAVLLPMLLFSVFLVWPWIDAAIRKDRASHQLLDNPRDVPWRTGAGVAVAIFVASFIAAGGDDVQARYLHINVTTIVTFYRIFILLGPLLGFFVAYAAARELRERHGVHKAMRIRLRRNLKGGFEEEPLP
- a CDS encoding cytochrome c oxidase assembly protein; the encoded protein is MRRALFLSAAVFAGIAAVAPPLERLADVSFGWHMVQHLILFYIVSLLLLLARPFDLFTRVAPKGATAALVRAIRPLHVVARPPVAFFIFVAALWATHFSPLYELSLEYQWVHVAEHMLYLAAGIVFWLPVVAAPPVRPLAYPARLLYLIVALPQGALLGMVLVSQRTPLYSHYLAPTGSLSAALADQRNAGAVMWIAGGLIVLTALLATLATWAARERDFASS